In Candidatus Manganitrophus noduliformans, the genomic stretch GACGCGCAGATCGATACGGTCCGTCACTATCTGCGCTCCTTTCCCAAATACATGGATGAGGAGTTCACCGGGAACGAGAATTTCACAGATCTGGCTCAGATACTCGCGTTCAATCTGACCGAATTCACCTCCGGGAACAGCTATGGAAGGTGGTTCAACGGGAAATCGACCTTCGATATCTCCCAGGACGAGTGGGTGGTCCTGGAGCTGGAGTATTTAAAACCGCAGAAAGAGCTCTTCAAGGTGGTGACGCTCCAGGTGATCAACGAGGTCACCCGCGATCTCTATCTCTCGGACCGCATGCGGCCTCGGATGGCGATCTTCGACGAGGCCTGGCAATTCTTAGAGAGCGGCGCTGACAGCGTGGCGCTGAAGGAGGTGATCAAAGAAGGATACCGGAGGGCGCGGAAATACCGCGCCAGTTTCACGATCATCACCCAGTCGCTGCTCGATTCCAAGATGTTCGGGGCGGTGGGGGATGTAATCCGGGCGAACTCCGCATTCAAATTCTATCTGGAATCGACCGATTTCGAGAAGGCCAGAGAGGAAAAACTGATCGATTACGATCCGTTCACGATGAAGCTGTTAAAGAGTGTCAAGAGCAATCGGCCGAAATACTCGGAGATCTTCATGGACACCCCCTTCGGCGTGGGGGTCGTTCGTCTGGTGGTCGATCCCTTTTCCTATTATGTCTACACCTCCGATGGAAAAGAGGTCGCTGAAATCGAATCGATGGTTTCGAGGGGAATGCCTTATGAAGAGGCGATTGGCGAGATGGTGCGAAAATATCGGAGCTGATGGGGTGGCGCTTGCCGCGACGCTCTTGCTGCTCTGTGGGGGACCCGCTTTGTCCCAGACCGATCCGAAGCAGGCGGCGCGGGATTCGGCGAATGCCGCGCTCTCGAAATTCGGCTCCCCCGAGGGGATTCGGCAAAACGCTTCCAATCCCTTGACCTCCCAAGGTGTTCCTATGACGACGATCGACAACAATACCTCTTTTAACGCGCAATTGACCTGTCCTTCCTCAAGCGACTTTCTCAATGTTCTGATCTCTCCCACAATCACGGGGGATCTCTCCCCGGTCCTGATCGGGCAGGATACCGATCTCGACGGGACGATCGATTCGACCTATCAGCCCCCCTTCCCCATCTCGGGCGTCTGCGCCAACGGGGTCGTCTCCTGTACCCCGGGACAGTGGGCCGACTGCCGGTATTACCGGTGGACCGCCGATGCCGGCGGAAGAGCCGACCTGCGGGAGGTCTCTCAATTAAACCTGGGAGGCTGTTACTGCATCAACAACAGCTGCGACAATAACCTCGCCATGACCCATCTTCCATCCGTGCTCAAAGACATCGGCGGGGGAGTGGTCGGCGCCATTCAGGCCAACAATCCTAAAATGACCGTTACCGACGTAAAAATCGATGGAACCACGCTGACCTATTTCGGACAAAACGCGGGCCAGTGTGCCTCGACCGGATCCTCTCAGGAACAGTACTTCAATAATCCCGGAGGAATTTCAACTGAAGTTCAATCCCAGATCGCAATTCAATCGGTTGACCCGATGAGTCACTATAGCCTGATGACCACCACCCCTCCGGCGTTGCAGCAGAGCGCCTCCTCCCGTCAATGCGTGATCCAAAGATCAGCCGCAGTCACGTCGCAGCAGACCTTCTGCCAGAATCCGGCGCCTGCCGGGGCTCTCGCCTCCAGGGAGGAAACCATTTACCTGAAGGTTTATGCAGGATCCAATCGATCGATCAATGACTGCCGGTGTTCCAATGTGACCGGCTACTGCGCTCCGCCGGCCGCGACCGTCTATGCCTCCGTCCCAGCGGGAGCGATTTATCTCGGCACCTCCGCTGAGAACTTTCGCGACCGATCCAGGCGGAGGGGAGAGGACCGCTGCACGTACGACGCCTACGATTATTACTCCCTCTGCACGCGGACATCGGATATTTTTTCTGAATCGGTTACCGATAGTTGTAGCTCCCTGGAGGCCGATCCGAATTGCCGGCTGCAAGCGGAAAACGTCGACGCGGTCGGCACCTATGGCGCTTTCAATCCGACGGGGCTGACCCCTCTTCCTTCCTGCACGACCTTGATCGGGCTCGTTTCGAATTACGACATCTGCCGGGATTGGTGGAAGAAGCAGAGGACCTACCTCTGCCAGACGAATCAGGTGTTTGATTTCACCGACGCAAAGAAAAGGGCCGGAGCGGTCATCGGGAGCGTCGCCGACAATACGGCGTCCGTTTACTACCGGGATCTTCGAAAAGACCAAAACGGAAATTGGATTTCGGAAGATGAAACAGTTGGGCTGCCGGGTCGAGAAAGCTACCTGGACTGTGAGATGGCGTGCAAGACCCGAAAGCCGACGACCGATACCGAGGCTTCCGTGGCCGGGAACACGGCGCAATTCCGAAATACGACCGCAAGCTACGACTTCTTCTATAAGAAATGTGTCGATAGCGCCTGTCCCCGTTCCGCGGGCGAAGAGGTGGTCAAAAGCTGCCAGTGCATGTCCGATTTCGCGGAAGCCGCCTCCCTGATGGAGGTTCTCAAGAACGCCGGGAAAGACATGATCTGCAGCAACGGAGTCAAACAATGAAGATGATCAGACTTCTTGTCATGGCCGTCGCGTTCGGACTTCTCCTTGTTGAACCGTCTTACGCCGTCAACTTCGTCTGCGGCGAGGATACCAACGGGAACGGCGCGGTATCCGATCCGGGGGAGACCGCATCCTGCGCTTCGACGCCGGAGGGGCCGCTCTGCCCCCTTGGGGCGACCCCCTGCAGCGCAAGCCGCACGGCTGCAACCTGTCCGCCGGATGGAAGTTTAAATACCGTAAGTGATCGTTGCGAGGCGCCAAGAAGATTTCATTTGCATCGAAGGTTTTTGATTCACTGGCACTGCCCCTCAAATTACACCTATGACAGTGCCGGGGGGGTCTGCACCGCCACCCCTTCTTGCGCGACCGGCATGTACGACCCGGCAGAAGATCAGTGCCTGCAGGGATACAGCTGTCCTTTAGGCCCTCAGTATGCCTGCATGAATAACGCCGGAACGTATCAATGTTCCTCGAACGCCTGCGTGGATTTAGACGCGGCGCCCCCGCAGACTGTTACGCCGAACCTGACGAGTTATCAGAACAATGGACAGGCCGATCCGAACACCGGCCTCTGCCAGGGGCCGGTCTTCATCTTCAACGGCAAGGGTTCGGAGTGCCGCCCTCCAGGGGCGGGGACCTCCTTCTTCAACTGCTGCAGCAACGGATCGGGGGACTTTCTGGTCTTCAAGAAACATTGCACTGATGCCGAGTGGTCGACGAACGCCGCAAGGGATGCCGAGAGCTGCCACTACGTGGGGGATTACTGCAAAACAGAGTGGCCCCTCGTCGGCTGCGTGCAGAAGGCGGAGGTGTATTGCTGCTTCAACTCAAAGCTCGGCCGGATGATCCAGGAGCAGGGGAGAGGGCAGTTGCAGAAGTTCGCACCCGACGGGCAGTGGGGGACGACCGACAGCCCCAATTGCGTCGGCTTCGCGCCGGAAGAGATGCAAATGCTCGATTTCAGCCGGATGGATTTATCCGAATATTTCGCCAATATCTCGTCAAAGTCACAGTCTCAAATCAATCAGGGCATGGAGAATAAGGTCAATGAGTTTTATCAGAATCTTCGCCCTTAGCGCGCTCCTCTTTCTGGGAGGATCTTACGGGATGGCGCGTTCCGAGGACATGGGCCGCAACCTCGGTGTGGCCGGCGCCACCTATGCGATCGCCGAGCCGGATGCCCTCAGTGAGATAGAAGCCCGCGCAAAAGAGGTGAACTGGGAAGAGCGCTTCAATGAGAAAAAGATGAAACAAGCCGTTGCATCGTACCGTCCTTCAGGGCTGAGGCGTCTTCCCCGGGCCACGACGACCAGGACCCGCGCCGTGGAGATGACCTATACACTTTCCGCGGATATCCCGGACGGTCAGGGAGGGGTCCTCTACCCGCGCGGCTATACATTCAATCCGCTTCAATACGTCTCTCTTCCGAATACGCTTGTGATCATCGACGCAGAGGATGCCGAGCAGGTCGCCTGGTTTCGCTCGTCAGAATATGCGAACGATCCAAAGGCTTTCCTGCTTCTGACCGGAGGATCGTATTCGTCATTAATAGATATCCTGAAGCGGCC encodes the following:
- the traN gene encoding conjugal transfer protein TraN codes for the protein MKMIRLLVMAVAFGLLLVEPSYAVNFVCGEDTNGNGAVSDPGETASCASTPEGPLCPLGATPCSASRTAATCPPDGSLNTVSDRCEAPRRFHLHRRFLIHWHCPSNYTYDSAGGVCTATPSCATGMYDPAEDQCLQGYSCPLGPQYACMNNAGTYQCSSNACVDLDAAPPQTVTPNLTSYQNNGQADPNTGLCQGPVFIFNGKGSECRPPGAGTSFFNCCSNGSGDFLVFKKHCTDAEWSTNAARDAESCHYVGDYCKTEWPLVGCVQKAEVYCCFNSKLGRMIQEQGRGQLQKFAPDGQWGTTDSPNCVGFAPEEMQMLDFSRMDLSEYFANISSKSQSQINQGMENKVNEFYQNLRP